Proteins co-encoded in one Anaerobaca lacustris genomic window:
- a CDS encoding sugar phosphate isomerase, translating into MGDAAEKARAFLKEERAFRLGTLLTESSHPKTQNLSQTIEADVRSGIRQLLSVDEDIAQEADHLFAQDGYARLIEAFSRAMRAGRQIFFTGCGATGRLSILMEAAWRRFWDEMKPLAPDAPKMWPLCISVMAGGDFALIKSVEGFEDFPDFGRHQLREAGVQAGDVVVAITEGGETPFVIGTAWEGLDRGAEIFFVYSNPTALLAEHVERSRQIIEEPRIVKLDLTTGPMAITGSTRMQATTAELLVVGAAMETAIIRWLQDRQPQLAPDLRTPEEYARLFRKLLSDLSTAAAVESLSRLTQFEEAIYRKHGLVTYVADTLLLDVLTDTTERSPTFMVPPFRKDGDTHLPVSWAFVKDPRRPTEQAWEQMLQRPPRGLRWGPETYRQLNAPPRIQANRPKLDNAEIHRFRIGNEPDASRTEAAASALVAVGLCDEVKWARPIPMQFERTATITIGSEKPALDVDEHFHFTCELPASPVHLWEHLAIKLVLNTVSTATMVRMGRVIGNAMVWLSPSNKKLIDRGTRLISQVTGCSYEHACEILHQTIEEVASISQRGEEAPSPVALAIERISCSPHGSSRANCC; encoded by the coding sequence ATGGGAGACGCGGCGGAGAAAGCCAGGGCATTTCTGAAGGAAGAACGCGCGTTTCGGCTCGGCACGCTGCTGACCGAATCGTCCCACCCGAAGACGCAGAATCTGTCGCAGACGATCGAAGCTGATGTCCGCAGCGGCATTCGCCAATTGCTGTCGGTGGATGAGGACATCGCGCAGGAGGCCGACCACCTCTTCGCTCAGGACGGCTACGCCCGGCTGATCGAGGCATTTAGCCGGGCGATGCGTGCGGGCAGGCAGATCTTCTTCACCGGCTGCGGCGCGACCGGGCGGCTGAGCATCCTCATGGAAGCCGCCTGGCGGAGGTTCTGGGACGAGATGAAGCCCCTCGCACCCGACGCGCCGAAGATGTGGCCGCTGTGCATCAGCGTCATGGCCGGCGGGGATTTCGCGCTGATCAAATCGGTGGAGGGCTTTGAGGACTTCCCCGACTTCGGCCGGCATCAACTCCGAGAGGCGGGCGTGCAGGCCGGCGACGTCGTCGTCGCGATCACCGAAGGCGGCGAGACCCCCTTCGTCATCGGCACCGCCTGGGAGGGCCTCGATCGGGGGGCCGAGATCTTCTTCGTTTACAGCAACCCGACCGCCCTGCTGGCCGAGCACGTCGAGCGTTCCCGGCAGATCATCGAAGAGCCCCGCATCGTCAAGCTCGATCTGACGACCGGGCCGATGGCCATCACCGGCTCGACGCGAATGCAAGCGACGACCGCCGAACTGCTGGTCGTCGGCGCCGCGATGGAAACGGCCATCATCCGATGGCTTCAGGACCGCCAGCCCCAGCTCGCGCCCGATCTGCGGACGCCAGAAGAATACGCGCGGCTGTTTCGGAAGCTTCTGAGCGACCTGTCAACCGCGGCAGCGGTCGAAAGCCTGAGCCGCCTGACGCAGTTCGAAGAGGCCATCTATCGAAAGCACGGCCTGGTGACGTACGTCGCCGACACCCTTTTGCTCGATGTCCTGACCGATACGACGGAGCGGTCGCCAACGTTCATGGTGCCGCCCTTCCGCAAGGATGGCGACACGCATCTGCCCGTGTCGTGGGCGTTCGTCAAGGACCCGCGCCGCCCGACCGAGCAGGCTTGGGAGCAAATGCTCCAGCGTCCGCCACGCGGCCTGCGATGGGGACCGGAAACCTATCGGCAGTTGAACGCCCCGCCACGAATACAGGCCAATCGACCCAAGCTCGACAATGCGGAGATTCACCGCTTCCGCATCGGCAACGAGCCTGACGCCTCGCGCACGGAGGCGGCGGCTTCGGCGCTGGTAGCCGTCGGCCTTTGCGACGAAGTGAAATGGGCCCGTCCTATACCCATGCAGTTCGAAAGAACGGCAACGATCACGATCGGCTCGGAGAAGCCCGCGCTCGACGTGGACGAGCATTTCCACTTCACGTGTGAGCTGCCGGCGTCGCCCGTGCACTTGTGGGAGCATCTGGCGATCAAGCTCGTGCTCAACACCGTTTCGACCGCAACAATGGTGCGGATGGGCCGCGTCATCGGCAACGCGATGGTCTGGCTGTCGCCCAGCAACAAGAAGCTCATCGATCGCGGCACGCGCCTGATCTCGCAGGTAACCGGATGCAGCTACGAGCACGCGTGCGAAATCCTGCACCAGACCATCGAAGAGGTCGCCTCGATCTCCCAGCGAGGTGAAGAAGCCCCCTCCCCCGTGGCCCTGGCCATCGAGCGCATCTCGTGCAGCCCGCACGGATCATCCCGCGCGAATTGTTGTTGA
- the murQ gene encoding N-acetylmuramic acid 6-phosphate etherase, producing MRARRLPTTEKRNPNSISVDTLSTQAIVDLIGAEDRIVPQAVATQRESIAAAVDMIVARFRAGGRLFYVGAGTSGRLGVLDASECPPTFGVKPSLVQGIIAGGRRALVRSIEGAEDHPEDGAAAIDARGVTSKDTVVGLAACGMTPFVHGALRRARRIGAGTVFVTCAPEAVGSIPAEIVINPVVGPEVITGSTRMKAGTATKLVLNTLTTTAMIKLGKVYGNLMVDLKAVNAKLRDRSVRIVAEVTGLSKPKAKVLLSRAEGRVKPALVMHFRRVDLNQALDILKENHELLRPAIAESTESA from the coding sequence ATGAGAGCCAGAAGACTGCCGACGACGGAGAAACGCAATCCGAACAGCATCTCGGTTGATACCCTGTCCACCCAGGCGATTGTGGACCTGATCGGCGCCGAGGACCGGATCGTGCCGCAGGCTGTGGCGACGCAGCGCGAGTCCATTGCGGCGGCGGTCGATATGATCGTGGCTCGGTTCCGCGCGGGCGGGCGGCTGTTCTACGTCGGCGCCGGGACCAGCGGCCGGCTCGGTGTGCTGGATGCCTCCGAGTGCCCGCCGACGTTCGGAGTCAAACCGTCGCTGGTGCAGGGCATCATCGCCGGCGGCCGGCGGGCCCTCGTGCGTTCCATCGAAGGGGCCGAGGATCACCCCGAGGACGGCGCGGCTGCCATCGACGCCAGAGGAGTGACCTCGAAAGACACCGTGGTCGGGCTGGCCGCCTGCGGCATGACGCCGTTCGTCCACGGCGCCCTGCGACGCGCCCGGCGGATCGGGGCCGGGACCGTCTTTGTCACCTGTGCGCCGGAAGCGGTCGGGTCGATCCCCGCCGAGATCGTCATCAACCCGGTCGTCGGGCCCGAGGTGATTACGGGATCGACCCGGATGAAGGCGGGCACCGCCACCAAGCTCGTGCTCAACACGCTGACGACTACCGCCATGATCAAGCTCGGCAAGGTCTACGGCAACCTCATGGTGGACCTCAAGGCCGTCAACGCCAAGCTGCGCGATCGCAGCGTTCGCATCGTCGCTGAGGTTACAGGCCTGTCCAAACCGAAGGCCAAGGTCTTGCTGTCGCGGGCCGAGGGCCGAGTCAAGCCGGCGCTGGTCATGCACTTTCGGCGCGTCGATCTGAATCAGGCTTTGGACATCCTGAAAGAGAACCATGAGCTGTTACGGCCGGCTATTGCGGAGTCCACAGAATCGGCATAA
- a CDS encoding outer membrane beta-barrel protein: MKVLCVFVLALGCLVNAAHAGKMRYQINLSYVDGLNDLADLYEDNWELEQLEDGYDYASADVFVWPVGISFSPFYQWDNGLRAGMGVGPLVLMVGDVEHFEVPLSVRAGYTVNPSDPVSFYVFGGPSYHVAGGDYVDSSDLGVVVGAGVELIKKGNFSFGIEASYDSAEVKIDDIRRGGTKGIKTTEFSVGLFFLFQ, from the coding sequence GTGAAGGTTCTCTGTGTGTTCGTGCTGGCGCTGGGGTGTCTTGTCAACGCGGCGCACGCAGGGAAGATGCGATATCAAATCAACCTCAGTTACGTCGACGGGTTGAATGATTTGGCTGACTTGTATGAGGACAACTGGGAACTGGAACAACTCGAGGACGGCTATGATTATGCGAGCGCAGACGTATTCGTCTGGCCCGTCGGCATTTCGTTTTCTCCGTTCTATCAGTGGGACAACGGGCTCCGGGCAGGGATGGGAGTCGGGCCGTTGGTGCTCATGGTCGGAGACGTGGAACACTTCGAAGTGCCTCTCAGCGTGAGAGCCGGCTACACTGTGAATCCGTCCGATCCGGTGTCGTTCTACGTTTTCGGCGGTCCCTCCTATCATGTGGCGGGGGGTGACTATGTCGATAGCAGTGACCTTGGAGTTGTCGTCGGCGCCGGGGTGGAGCTGATCAAGAAGGGCAATTTCTCGTTCGGCATTGAGGCTTCGTACGACAGCGCCGAAGTCAAGATCGACGATATCCGACGCGGAGGGACGAAAGGGATCAAGACAACGGAGTTCTCTGTCGGGCTCTTCTTCCTCTTCCAATAG
- a CDS encoding anhydro-N-acetylmuramic acid kinase — MRVAGLMSGTSVDGVDVAIVDIDGGKVRLVAFDVFAHKPALRREILSLCDPAGARIDLVCHLNHVLGEVFADAVIKLCNRSGIALDSIDLIGSHGQTIWHQPEGRRYGGRTIRSTLQIGEPSVIAQRTGITTVADFRPRDMAVGGQGAPLVPYADYVLFRDANVSRGVQNIGGIANVTFLPRACRRDDILAFDTGPGNMVIDGIVRLATGGRRHFDRGGAMAARGKIDEALLREMLKHPFLRRKPPKSTGREEFGQAYCEWFSRRARKRALAPDDMVATVTAFTACTIADAYRKFLPGMPDEMILGGGGAHNRMLVRMLRREMPAVKIRTTDEFGIDVDAREAVAFAILAWATMRGTANNVPSATGAAEPVVLGKIVPGRR; from the coding sequence ATGCGCGTGGCTGGCCTGATGTCGGGGACCTCCGTCGATGGAGTCGACGTCGCAATTGTCGATATCGATGGTGGTAAGGTCCGGCTGGTGGCGTTCGATGTCTTTGCACATAAGCCGGCATTGCGCCGGGAGATTCTTTCGCTTTGCGATCCTGCCGGGGCACGAATCGATCTCGTCTGCCATCTCAACCATGTCCTGGGCGAGGTCTTTGCCGATGCGGTGATCAAGTTGTGCAATAGAAGCGGCATTGCTCTGGACTCCATCGATCTGATCGGTTCGCACGGACAGACGATCTGGCACCAGCCCGAGGGCAGGCGCTACGGAGGCAGGACGATCCGCTCGACCTTGCAGATCGGCGAGCCTTCCGTGATCGCCCAGCGCACGGGCATCACGACGGTGGCCGACTTTCGGCCTCGTGACATGGCGGTCGGCGGGCAGGGCGCGCCGCTGGTTCCGTATGCTGATTACGTGCTCTTTCGGGATGCGAACGTCAGCCGGGGCGTTCAGAACATCGGCGGAATAGCCAACGTGACCTTCCTGCCTCGCGCGTGCAGACGGGACGATATCCTGGCCTTCGACACGGGACCGGGCAATATGGTGATCGACGGCATTGTACGTCTGGCAACTGGCGGAAGGCGCCACTTCGATCGCGGCGGGGCCATGGCCGCCAGGGGCAAGATCGACGAGGCTCTGCTGCGCGAGATGCTCAAGCATCCTTTCTTGCGACGCAAACCGCCCAAATCCACCGGACGCGAAGAGTTCGGCCAGGCGTATTGCGAGTGGTTCAGCCGCCGGGCTCGGAAAAGGGCTTTGGCGCCCGACGACATGGTGGCGACTGTCACGGCGTTCACCGCCTGTACGATTGCCGATGCGTATCGCAAGTTCCTGCCTGGGATGCCCGATGAGATGATCCTGGGCGGCGGGGGCGCCCACAACCGGATGCTGGTGCGGATGTTGCGGCGGGAGATGCCGGCCGTTAAGATTCGCACGACGGATGAATTCGGGATCGACGTCGATGCCCGAGAGGCGGTTGCTTTTGCGATCCTGGCGTGGGCCACGATGCGGGGGACCGCCAACAACGTGCCCAGCGCCACCGGGGCGGCCGAGCCGGTCGTGCTGGGCAAGATCGTGCCGGGAAGACGATGA
- a CDS encoding LamG-like jellyroll fold domain-containing protein, with translation MFTRPFLMLVCLVILGPIGSTPASQEDLVLYWPFNEGQGTAARDRSGNGNDGVIEGGALWVPGALGTALQFNGSDALVRGPHIPFNSRSFTHALWVNPSLLAGDQSVFSQYQASSANQGLHYRISTGGSVRMGFYSNDLDLPAGTVQADTWYHLTFWYDFETQNRRVYVNGELAGEGAAAPYLGTAGDTLVGTFWRPDRADRVPEWFNGMIDDVQVYDRALADEEIQEIMLGLTDPALAGEPSPEDDSIDVPRDATLSWTAGEQAATHDVYFGTVFEDVNDAGRTDPRGVLVSQDQTETRYTPTDLLDFSTTYYWRIDEVSAAPENTIHKGDVWSFTTEPFAYPLANIIATSNGISDEVSTPQRTVDGSGLDADDQHSVHNADMWLAEPPDDGPLYIQYEFDRLYKLHEMLVWNYNVEFELLLGLGLKDVTIETSEDGADWAVLGEVQLNQATARATYAANTTVDLQGVAARYVRLTVNSAWGIMGQYGLSEVRFLYIPAQPREPQPADGALNVSVDAALAWRAGRNAVSYEVYLGTDPEALALAEAVGANRYDPGPLNLATTYYWLVNAIQEAESWNGGVWSFATQEYLVVEDFESYNNDVEVGTTIFDTWLDGWVNDTGSTVGHLNSPFAERTIVHSGRQSMPLFYDNTTTAVSEADYALSQDWSLYGIKSLSLYFHGAEGNAGQLYVKINNTKIAYDGPAVNLARPSWQLWSIDLSQAGNVSDVRSLTIGIEGTGAKGVVYIDDIRLYPEVLEDVPPPGM, from the coding sequence ATGTTCACACGACCGTTTCTCATGCTCGTTTGTCTTGTGATCCTGGGCCCCATCGGGTCGACGCCGGCCAGCCAGGAGGATTTGGTCCTCTACTGGCCGTTCAATGAGGGCCAGGGAACCGCCGCCAGGGACCGAAGCGGCAATGGGAACGATGGGGTCATCGAGGGCGGCGCGCTCTGGGTCCCGGGCGCGCTCGGCACGGCGTTGCAGTTCAATGGCTCCGACGCGCTTGTGAGGGGGCCGCACATCCCCTTCAACAGTCGCAGTTTCACGCACGCCCTGTGGGTGAATCCGTCGTTGCTGGCCGGCGACCAGTCCGTCTTCTCTCAATACCAGGCCAGCAGTGCGAACCAGGGTCTGCACTACCGGATCTCGACAGGCGGAAGCGTTCGCATGGGGTTCTATTCGAACGATCTGGACCTGCCCGCAGGGACGGTTCAGGCGGACACATGGTATCATCTGACATTCTGGTACGACTTCGAGACGCAGAACCGCAGGGTCTACGTCAACGGCGAGCTGGCGGGCGAAGGCGCGGCGGCTCCCTATCTCGGAACGGCAGGTGACACGCTCGTTGGAACGTTCTGGAGGCCGGATCGTGCGGATCGTGTGCCCGAGTGGTTCAACGGGATGATCGACGACGTCCAGGTCTACGATCGGGCGCTGGCCGACGAGGAGATTCAGGAGATCATGCTCGGTCTGACGGACCCGGCCCTCGCGGGCGAGCCCAGTCCGGAAGACGACTCCATCGACGTGCCGCGCGACGCCACGCTGAGCTGGACCGCGGGCGAGCAGGCCGCCACACACGACGTATACTTCGGGACGGTCTTTGAGGACGTCAACGATGCCGGCCGGACCGATCCAAGGGGCGTTCTCGTCAGCCAGGACCAAACGGAGACCCGCTACACTCCAACGGATCTGCTGGATTTCAGCACGACCTACTACTGGCGAATCGACGAAGTCAGTGCCGCCCCGGAGAATACGATCCACAAGGGCGACGTCTGGAGCTTCACGACCGAGCCGTTCGCCTATCCGCTGGCCAATATCATCGCCACCAGCAACGGGATCTCAGACGAGGTCTCCACACCGCAGCGCACCGTCGATGGGTCCGGCCTGGATGCCGACGACCAGCACTCCGTCCACAACGCCGACATGTGGCTGGCCGAGCCGCCGGACGACGGACCGCTCTACATCCAGTACGAGTTCGACCGTCTCTACAAGCTCCACGAGATGCTCGTCTGGAACTACAACGTCGAGTTTGAGCTGTTGCTGGGTCTCGGGCTCAAGGACGTCACCATCGAAACCTCCGAAGACGGAGCCGACTGGGCCGTGCTGGGCGAGGTGCAATTGAACCAGGCCACAGCCAGGGCAACGTATGCCGCCAACACAACGGTCGATCTGCAGGGTGTGGCCGCGCGGTACGTCCGTCTGACCGTCAACAGCGCCTGGGGGATTATGGGTCAGTACGGCCTCAGCGAAGTGCGCTTCCTGTACATCCCCGCCCAGCCGCGCGAGCCCCAGCCGGCCGACGGCGCGCTGAACGTCAGCGTGGATGCCGCGCTCGCATGGCGAGCCGGGCGCAATGCCGTATCGTATGAGGTGTACCTCGGCACCGACCCGGAAGCGCTCGCACTGGCCGAAGCGGTCGGCGCCAACCGCTATGATCCCGGTCCGTTGAACCTCGCCACCACATACTACTGGCTGGTCAACGCGATCCAGGAAGCCGAGTCGTGGAACGGCGGCGTCTGGAGCTTTGCCACACAGGAATATCTGGTCGTTGAGGACTTTGAAAGCTACAACAACGATGTCGAGGTCGGCACGACGATCTTCGACACCTGGCTCGACGGCTGGGTGAACGATACCGGCTCAACCGTCGGCCATTTGAACAGCCCCTTTGCCGAGCGGACCATCGTGCACAGCGGCCGCCAGTCCATGCCGTTGTTCTACGACAACACGACTACCGCCGTCTCGGAGGCCGATTACGCGCTATCGCAGGACTGGTCGCTGTACGGCATCAAGAGTCTGTCGCTGTACTTCCACGGCGCCGAAGGCAACGCCGGCCAACTGTACGTCAAGATCAACAACACCAAGATCGCCTACGATGGCCCGGCGGTCAACCTCGCCCGTCCATCCTGGCAACTGTGGAGTATCGATTTGTCCCAGGCAGGCAACGTGAGCGATGTCCGCTCGCTGACGATCGGCATCGAGGGCACAGGGGCCAAAGGCGTGGTGTACATCGACGACATCCGGCTGTACCCTGAGGTTCTTGAGGATGTCCCGCCCCCCGGCATGTAG
- a CDS encoding sodium:solute symporter family transporter has translation MPRHKWLFLPVSLLVSAGSAGAAQIPSVGDALGEIARNFTAWDWAVIVVYLAFTTVLGGLLAGRQASMKDFFLGGRKLPWPAVCGSIIATELSAATFLIAPALVFSQGGDMTYIQLALGTIAARFVIGYLFIPVYYRREIYSPYEYMGDQLGPRVRQITTGLFMIGGILAQGARVYIAAKALQVITGTDTVTSIVIIGVVSIGWTIMGGITTVIWTDAVQCLLFTFGAIAALVFASSTIEGGLAAIVSEAHHAGKLRTIDLSFDPQKAFTLWCGVIGLGVLTLASHGTDQLMVQRMFTCRSATDARKAVVWSGLSQLLTYLLLFVGAAVYVYYQHVPLSPAEQVVVEDDSMKVFAVYIVGVMPPVLSGLLMAAIFAAAISTLDSLLAALSQSTIALLYKPYLNPTASDRQTVRASRVIVLIWGVLLTAFAIYCDVIARSYADLLQFALAMAAYTYGALLGVFLLAFLPIRRDDRGLMWGVPLSMLTVFALNWHQPIAQGIVVVASVILLVQAVRHLRSEPLKVVYVALAVALLLWIGLVPVGRGLDGTPVYFTLAWPWHFPIGTAVTLVLGWLVGNERSKGPVDGSRT, from the coding sequence ATGCCCAGACACAAATGGCTTTTCCTCCCGGTTTCGCTGCTGGTGTCGGCCGGATCGGCCGGCGCCGCGCAGATCCCGTCCGTCGGCGACGCGCTGGGCGAGATCGCCCGGAACTTCACCGCGTGGGACTGGGCGGTCATCGTGGTCTATCTCGCCTTCACCACCGTTCTGGGCGGGCTGCTCGCGGGCCGGCAGGCGTCGATGAAGGACTTCTTTCTGGGCGGCCGCAAGCTGCCCTGGCCGGCGGTCTGCGGGTCGATCATCGCGACGGAGCTGTCGGCCGCGACCTTCCTCATCGCCCCGGCCCTGGTCTTTTCGCAGGGCGGCGACATGACCTATATCCAACTGGCCCTCGGCACCATCGCCGCCCGCTTCGTGATCGGCTATCTCTTCATTCCCGTCTACTATCGACGCGAGATCTACTCGCCCTATGAGTACATGGGCGACCAACTCGGTCCACGGGTGCGGCAGATCACGACCGGTTTGTTCATGATCGGCGGCATTCTCGCCCAGGGCGCTCGCGTCTACATCGCCGCCAAGGCCCTCCAGGTGATTACCGGCACCGACACGGTTACGTCGATCGTCATTATCGGCGTCGTCTCAATCGGCTGGACCATCATGGGCGGCATCACGACGGTCATCTGGACGGATGCAGTTCAGTGCCTGTTGTTCACGTTCGGGGCCATCGCGGCGTTGGTCTTTGCCTCTTCGACCATCGAAGGTGGCCTGGCTGCCATCGTCTCAGAGGCCCACCACGCCGGCAAGCTGCGGACGATCGATCTGAGCTTCGACCCTCAGAAGGCCTTCACGCTCTGGTGCGGCGTTATCGGCCTTGGCGTCCTGACGCTCGCTTCGCATGGCACCGATCAGCTCATGGTGCAGCGCATGTTCACCTGCCGCAGTGCCACCGACGCCCGCAAGGCCGTCGTCTGGTCGGGCCTGTCGCAACTGCTGACGTATCTGCTGCTGTTCGTCGGTGCGGCAGTCTACGTTTACTATCAACACGTGCCGCTTTCGCCCGCTGAGCAGGTGGTCGTCGAGGACGACTCGATGAAGGTCTTTGCCGTCTATATCGTCGGTGTCATGCCTCCGGTGCTGTCGGGTCTGCTGATGGCGGCCATCTTCGCTGCCGCCATCTCGACGCTCGACTCGCTCCTGGCGGCCTTGTCGCAGTCCACCATTGCACTGCTCTACAAGCCCTACCTCAATCCCACGGCTTCGGACCGTCAGACCGTACGCGCGTCGCGCGTGATCGTGCTCATCTGGGGTGTCTTGCTGACGGCCTTTGCCATCTATTGCGATGTGATCGCCCGCTCCTACGCCGACCTGCTGCAGTTTGCCCTGGCGATGGCCGCCTATACCTACGGCGCCCTGCTGGGCGTCTTCCTGCTGGCGTTTCTGCCCATCCGGCGCGACGACCGGGGTCTGATGTGGGGCGTGCCGCTGTCGATGCTGACCGTTTTTGCCCTCAACTGGCACCAGCCGATCGCGCAGGGCATCGTGGTGGTCGCCTCGGTCATCCTGCTGGTCCAGGCCGTCCGGCACCTCCGCTCCGAGCCGCTGAAGGTTGTCTACGTCGCTCTGGCCGTGGCGTTGCTGCTGTGGATCGGCCTTGTTCCCGTTGGGCGGGGCCTCGACGGGACGCCTGTGTATTTCACCCTCGCGTGGCCCTGGCACTTTCCCATCGGCACGGCTGTTACCTTGGTTCTGGGCTGGCTCGTCGGCAACGAGCGGTCGAAAGGGCCGGTCGATGGTTCTCGGACCTGA
- a CDS encoding glycosyl hydrolase gives MTIRTHMIAAALILSFLAMAAFGAPANPQASSEARKVLAYLESIQGQKMLAGHHVMYGGMMERDLGYLVETTGKYPALIEFEAGIFARKYHEDYASIERQLVRDAIDWWKAGGLVAMCWHWGNPLEPVNTYPNTKVKFDIEAALKEGTPEHEALIKDLDVTAGMLKELRDANVPVLWRPLHEICGGWFWWSMQGQENAEKLWRFIYTHYTDHHQLNNLLWVYSFSQELRTDWFPGLEYMDVVGVDIYREGQQGKRAHFEKLASVAGGRPIALSECDLIPDPDAMKADSFLWNWFTTWHSRWMRKNEPTKLKDIYNHDLVLTRDELPKPVEQ, from the coding sequence GTGACGATAAGAACGCATATGATTGCGGCGGCACTGATCCTTTCGTTTCTGGCGATGGCGGCGTTCGGCGCGCCGGCAAACCCGCAGGCCAGCTCCGAGGCGCGGAAGGTGCTGGCCTACCTGGAATCCATCCAAGGGCAGAAGATGCTGGCCGGGCATCATGTGATGTATGGCGGGATGATGGAGCGGGACCTGGGATATCTCGTCGAGACCACGGGCAAGTACCCGGCCCTGATCGAGTTCGAGGCGGGGATCTTCGCGCGGAAATACCACGAGGACTACGCGTCCATCGAGAGACAGCTTGTCCGGGACGCCATCGACTGGTGGAAGGCGGGCGGGCTGGTCGCCATGTGCTGGCACTGGGGCAACCCGCTCGAACCGGTGAACACCTACCCCAACACCAAGGTCAAGTTCGACATCGAGGCGGCCCTGAAGGAAGGCACGCCCGAGCACGAGGCCCTGATCAAGGACCTCGACGTAACGGCTGGGATGCTGAAGGAACTGCGAGATGCAAACGTTCCGGTCCTATGGCGGCCCCTGCACGAAATCTGCGGCGGGTGGTTCTGGTGGAGCATGCAGGGCCAGGAGAACGCCGAGAAGCTCTGGCGCTTCATCTACACCCACTACACGGACCATCACCAGCTCAACAATCTGCTGTGGGTCTATTCGTTCTCGCAGGAGCTGCGGACCGACTGGTTCCCGGGGCTCGAGTACATGGACGTGGTGGGCGTCGATATCTATCGCGAGGGCCAGCAGGGCAAACGGGCCCACTTCGAGAAGCTGGCCTCGGTGGCCGGCGGCAGACCGATCGCGCTGTCGGAGTGCGATCTGATCCCCGATCCCGACGCGATGAAGGCTGACAGCTTTCTGTGGAACTGGTTCACGACCTGGCACAGCCGGTGGATGCGCAAGAACGAGCCGACCAAGCTCAAAGACATCTACAATCACGACCTCGTCCTGACGCGGGACGAGCTACCCAAACCGGTGGAGCAGTGA
- a CDS encoding phosphopantetheine-binding protein yields the protein MNIAQKLKQVIVEDLNLDEVTPDEIKDDAPLFGEGLGLDSLDAVELVVVVKRHFGVEIKDMSEGREAFASINALTRFIEEHMQG from the coding sequence ATGAATATTGCGCAGAAACTCAAACAGGTCATTGTCGAAGACCTGAATCTCGATGAGGTTACGCCTGACGAGATCAAAGATGACGCGCCGCTGTTCGGCGAGGGCCTGGGCCTGGATTCGCTCGACGCGGTGGAGTTGGTGGTTGTCGTCAAGCGGCATTTTGGCGTCGAAATCAAGGATATGAGTGAGGGGCGGGAGGCGTTCGCTTCGATCAACGCGCTGACGAGGTTCATTGAGGAGCACATGCAGGGATGA